The segment TTGTTCACCTTTTCGCCGCGATTTTCCGGCCGCCCGGCCACCGCCAGTCGCGCCCTCGCCCCGATAGAATCGGGGCGAGCCGGAAACTGCGCCACCAGCCGGTCGAGCAGGTTCCGCACCGCGTCGGTGCTGGCGGAAATGGCAAAGACGACTTCGTAGTCGTGGTAGTCCTGGCGGAGAAGCGCGAGAAGGTTTTCCTCGAGGCCGGGCTCCAATCCCTTGCAGGGACAGAAGACGGTCACCCGCGGCGCATAGAAACCCGTCTCCGTGCCGAGCCTTTTCCGCGCGTAAGCGAGGAAGCGGAACCCTTCCCACAACGCGTAAAGGCTCTGCAGGAAAACCAGGGTGATCAGAATCGCAAATGCCGCGTCCACGAGCCTCGTCCCGAAGCTTCGGGACGCGCTGAGCATAGCACAGGGCCGGGGAAGCAAGTCCTCCGCGCACAGGCGGCTAGTTACGCGCCAGGCACAGGCCGGCTGGCGTCGTTTCGAAGATGCAGGGGCGCAAGGCCCGCCGCGGCGGGCGCCCCTGCTTTGGAATTGCAGTTGCCCGTACATCGTGAAACTTTTTGCAGGCCAGGCACGTAATCCATTTGTAGAATAGGAGGAAGGCTATTGCCTGCCCTATTCTCTTCAGTCGTCCGCCCAATCATCCGCAGGTTCAGTTGGAGGATTAAGGATGCGTAAATTTTCTCGGCTATGGATCGTTCACGGCGTCGCGCTGGCTTTCTTATTGAGCCTGGCTTTACCAGCGCTTGCCCAGCAGACACCGCTCATCCCGCGCGAAGTATTGTTCGGCAACCCGGAAAAAGCCAGCCCGCAGATTTCGGCCGACGGCACCAAGCTGGCCTACCTGGCCCCGGACAAGGGCGTGCTGAACGTTTGGGTGCGCACCGTCGGCCAGACAGATGACCAGGTGGTCACCGCCGACAAGAAGCGCGGCATCCGCTTCTTCACCTGGCAGTACGACGGCGAGCACATCCTCTACATCCAGGACAAGGACGGCGACGAGAACTGGCACCTCTACCAGACCAACCTGACCACCAAGATGACGCGCGACCTGACTGCCTTCGACGGCGTCCAGGCCCAGCTCGTCGCACGCGACTACAAGTTTCCCGACCAGATCCTGGTCGGCCTGAATGTCCGCGACCGCCGCTTGCACGACGTCTATCGCCTCAACCTGAAAACCGGCGCCCTGGATCTCGACACCCAGAATCCGGGTGATGTCGCCGACTGGACGGCCGACAATGATTTCCAGGTGCGCGCCGCCCAGGTGTTTGCGCCCGATGGCGGCACCATCATCCGCATCCGCGACAACCCCAAGGCCCCCTGGCGTGAGTTCCAGCGCTGGAGCGCCGACGAGACCTTCGGCGGCGTGTACGGCTTCACCCCGGACAACAAGGGTGTCCGGCTCATCTCCAGCGTGGGCGCCAACGCGGCGCGGCTGCTGGAAGTGGACCTTGCCACCGGGAAAAGCACAGTTATCGCGGAAGACCCGCAGTACGACTGCGCCGCCGCAATGGTCCACCCCAAGACCAAAAAGCTCGAAGCGGTGGAGTTCGTCCGGGCGCGCCGCGAGTGGACGGTTATCGACAAATCCCTCCAGGCCGATTTCGATGCTATCGGCAAGGTCCGTGACGGCGACTTCGCCATCGCCAGCCGCGACCTTGACGAGAAAACGTGGCTCGTGACTTACATCGAAGACGACGCACCCGTCTATTACTACGCCTACGACCGTGCCACGAAGAAAGCCACCTTGCTTTTCAGCAACCGGCCCAAGCTTGAGCTGTACAAGCTCGCCGAAATGAAGCCTATCTCGTTCACCGCGCGCGACGGCATTACCATCCATGGCTACGTGACAGTTCCGGTTGGCGTGGAGTCCAAGGGCCTGCCGATGGTGCTGAACGTTCACGGCGGGCCGTGGGGTCGCGACGTCTGGGGCTTTGACCCCGAGGCGCAGTGGCTGGCCAACCGCGGCTACGCCGTGCTCCAGATCAACTTCCGCGGCTCCACCGGTTACGGCAAGACGTTTGTCAACGCCGGCGACCGCGAGTGGGCAGGCAAGATGCACGACGACCTGATTGACGGCAAAAACTGGGCCGTCAAGCAGGGCTACGCCGATGCGAAGAAGGTCTGCATCATGGGCGGCAGTTACGGCGGCTACGCCACGCTGGTCGGCGTCACGTTTACGCCCGATGAGTTCGCCTGCGGGGTGGACATCGTCGGCCCGTCGAACATCGTCACGTTGATCAAATCCATTCCGCCTTACTGGGTGCCGATCAAGTCGCTGTTCGACAAACGCGTGGGCAAGGTAGAGACCGAGGAGGAGTTCCTGAAGTCGCGCTCGCCGCTGTTCAAAGCCGACCAGATCAAGGCCCCGCTGCTGATCGGGCAGGGCGCCAACGACCCGCGCGTCAAGCAGGCCGAAAGCGACCAGATCGTCGCCGCCATGCGCAAGAACAACAAGCCGGTCG is part of the Candidatus Acidiferrales bacterium genome and harbors:
- a CDS encoding glycosyltransferase — its product is MDAAFAILITLVFLQSLYALWEGFRFLAYARKRLGTETGFYAPRVTVFCPCKGLEPGLEENLLALLRQDYHDYEVVFAISASTDAVRNLLDRLVAQFPARPDSIGARARLAVAGRPENRGEKVNNLLAALEIADANTEVFVFTDSDGRPPRHWLQRLVGALHDRRWAAVTTFRWLLPGS
- a CDS encoding S9 family peptidase, producing the protein MRKFSRLWIVHGVALAFLLSLALPALAQQTPLIPREVLFGNPEKASPQISADGTKLAYLAPDKGVLNVWVRTVGQTDDQVVTADKKRGIRFFTWQYDGEHILYIQDKDGDENWHLYQTNLTTKMTRDLTAFDGVQAQLVARDYKFPDQILVGLNVRDRRLHDVYRLNLKTGALDLDTQNPGDVADWTADNDFQVRAAQVFAPDGGTIIRIRDNPKAPWREFQRWSADETFGGVYGFTPDNKGVRLISSVGANAARLLEVDLATGKSTVIAEDPQYDCAAAMVHPKTKKLEAVEFVRARREWTVIDKSLQADFDAIGKVRDGDFAIASRDLDEKTWLVTYIEDDAPVYYYAYDRATKKATLLFSNRPKLELYKLAEMKPISFTARDGITIHGYVTVPVGVESKGLPMVLNVHGGPWGRDVWGFDPEAQWLANRGYAVLQINFRGSTGYGKTFVNAGDREWAGKMHDDLIDGKNWAVKQGYADAKKVCIMGGSYGGYATLVGVTFTPDEFACGVDIVGPSNIVTLIKSIPPYWVPIKSLFDKRVGKVETEEEFLKSRSPLFKADQIKAPLLIGQGANDPRVKQAESDQIVAAMRKNNKPVEYVVFPDEGHGFARPENRLKFYAAAEQFLARYLGGSAEPPSEKEKWDNLKK